The genomic window GTGCCGAACTCGAGGTCCCAGCCGCCGGGTGCGCGCACGTAGAACGACACCATCTTGTCGTTGGTGTGGCGGCCCAGGGTCGACGAGATCGTGAAGCCGAGCTTCGCGACGCGGTCGAGTGCCTGACCGACGGCGTCGAGGGTGTCGACCTCCGTCATGAGGTGGACCAGGCCGGGCTCGTCGCTCGGGGGCGCCGGGCACAGCGCGAGGCTGTGGTGGCGCTGGTTGACGCCGAGGAACCGGACACGGTTGACGCCGTCCTGCAGGCGGACTGCGCCGCGCGGCAGGAAGCCGAGCACCTCGGTGTAGAAGGCGTACGACTCGGCGAACTTCGGGGTCGGCAGCACGACGTGGCCGAGGCCCTGGTCGCCGGTGATCCAGCGGCCACCGTGCGGCGTCACGACCGGGCTGTGGTCGAGGACCGGTCCGAAGAACACCTCGACGCGGGTGCCGGCCGGGTCGTCGAACGCGATGACCTTCTCGGCGTCGCGGTAGAGCGACTCCTCGGCGGAGAGGACGCCTACCTGGATGCCGGCCTTCTCGACAGCCTCACGGACCCGCTCGAGGGCGAACTCGTCACGCACCTCCCAGCCGACCGCGAGCGCCTTGTCGGACTCGCCGGGCAGCACGATGAGGCGGGCCCGCCGCTCGTCGACACGCAGGTACAGGCCGTCCGGCTCCGGTCCCTGGCCGACCGACATGCCGAGGCCGTCGACG from Prescottella sp. R16 includes these protein-coding regions:
- the bphC gene encoding biphenyl-2,3-diol 1,2-dioxygenase, which produces MTEIRGLGYLRIQTQDVARWRELVVDGLGMSVGQGPEPDGLYLRVDERRARLIVLPGESDKALAVGWEVRDEFALERVREAVEKAGIQVGVLSAEESLYRDAEKVIAFDDPAGTRVEVFFGPVLDHSPVVTPHGGRWITGDQGLGHVVLPTPKFAESYAFYTEVLGFLPRGAVRLQDGVNRVRFLGVNQRHHSLALCPAPPSDEPGLVHLMTEVDTLDAVGQALDRVAKLGFTISSTLGRHTNDKMVSFYVRAPGGWDLEFGTEGMLVDERYYTAEEITADSYWGHDWSASEPLKAFIPKA